TGCTCCAGGGCCTTCAGCCGGCCGATCATCGCCTCGATGCGGGCGCGGGCGGTCTCGTTTTTCTCGAGCAGGGCGGCGCGCTCGGCGTTGAGGGATTCCTGGGTGCGCAGCAGCACGCGATTCTCGTCACGCAGCTGCTCGCAGAGCTGGATCAACCGCTCCACGCGCCGTTCGAGCCGGTCCGCCTGTTCGTTAACGGAATCAACCACTTGTCCCATCCCCTTCAACTGCCGCTGAGTCTAGCAGCAATGCTAGACTAATGCCCATGAATGAATCCGAACGCTATACCGATGTGGTCGCGGCGCTGGCGGGCGTCGAGGCCGAGATTTCCGCCGCCGAGGCGCAGGGCATGCTCTGCGGGCTTTTCTGCAGTCCCGAGACGCCCGACACGGCGCAGTGGATTGCCCAGGTGCTGGATGGCCTGTCGCCCAAGGGCGAGCCGGCCCGCGAGGTGCTCGAGACGCTGAGCGCGCTCTACCAGGACACCCGCGACCGGCTCGAGAACGACAGCCTCGAGTTCGAGCCGCTGCTGCCCGATGACGATGCCCCCATCGGCGAGCGCGCCGCGGCGCTGGGTCACTGGTGCGAGGGCTTCCTGTTCGGGATCGGCGTGGCGGGCAGCCACGACCCGGCGAAGCTGCCGCGCGAGGCCAACGAGGTGATCAACGACCTCACCGAGATCGCGCGCATCGACGCGGACGCCGAGTTCGACGAGGACAACGAGATCGCCTATACCGAGCTGGTGGAATACCTGCGCGCGGCGACCCTGCTGGTGCGCGAGCACACGGCGCTGCCCTCCTCGGCCCAGCCGGTGGAGGCCGGGGATCGCGCCGACCCCGATGTACTGCATTGACCCGGGATACAGCCGCCATGGACACCATTGAATACGCCCGTCGCCGCGATGCCCTGATGGAGCGGATGGGCGATGACGCCATCGCCGTGATCGCCGGGGCCGGCGAGCACCCGCGCAATCGCGACGTCGACTACCCGTTCCGCCAGGACAGCGACTTCCGCTACCTGACCGGCTTTATCGAGCCCGACGCCGTCGCCGTGCTGGCGCCGGGCCGGGCCGAGGGCGCGTTCATCCTGTTCTCGCGTGAGCGGGATCCGCTGCGCGAGACCTGGCAGGGCCGCACCATCGGTCAGGATGCCGCGCAGTCGGAGTACGGCGCCGATGCCGCCTACCCCATCGACGAGCTCGACGAGGTCATGCCCGGGCTGCTGGCCGACCGGTTATCGCTCTACTGCGCGCTGGGCGCCGACGACACGTTCGACCAGCGCCTCATCGCCTGGGTCAACGACGCCCGCTCGCGTTGGGGTGCGCGTGCGCCCCAGGCCTATGCGGCCATCGAGCCGCTGCTGCATGCCGAGCGCCTGGTCAAATCCCCCGCCGAGATCGAGCAGATGGGCGCCGCGGCTCGGATCTCCGCCGCCGCGCATCGCCGGTTGATGGCCAACCTGCGCCCGGGCATGCGGGAGTACGAGGTCGAGGCGGAACTGCTCTACGAATTCCGCCGTCACAACGGCGAGCCGGCCTACCCGATCATCGCCGGCGGCGGGGCCAATGCCTGCGTGCTGCATTACATCGCCAACCAGGCCGAGTTGCGCGACGGCGATCTGATCCTGGTGGATGCCGGGATCGAGCGGGCGGGCTATGCCGCCGACATCACTCGGACCGTCCCGGTGAACGGGCGCTTCAGTGCCGATCAGCAGGCCATCTACGAGGTGGTGCTCGCCGCCCAGCACGCGGCCCTCGAACGGGTCGCGCCGGGCGAGAGCTTCAACGCCGCCCACGAGGCCGCCACCCGCGTGCTGGTGACGGGCATGGTGGATCTGGGGCTGCTCGAGGGCGGCGTCGATGACCTGATCGAGTCCGGCGACTACCGGCGCTATTTCATGCATCGCACCGGGCACTGGCTGGGGATGGACGTCCACGACGTCGGGCCTTATAAGGTCGATGGTGACTGGCGCCTGCTGCAGCCGGGCATGGTGGTAACGGTGGAGCCGGGGCTCTATATCCCGCCGGGCAGCCCGGTGGACGAGCGCTGGCAGGGCATTGGCATTCGCATCGAGGACGACTGCGTGGTGACCCATGACGGTCACGAGAACCTGACCGAGGCGGTGCCCAAGACCGTCGATGCCATCGAAGCGGCGATGGCCTGAACCCGGAGGAGGCTTGAGCGCCATGGCGTCTGACAACGCGAGTGAGGATCATCGATTCGATGTGGTGATTGCCGGCGGTGGGCTCGTCGGCGCGAGCCTGGCCGTCGCGCTGCGAGACAGCGGCCTGACGGTGGCGGTGGTGGAGCCGGTGGAGGCCCGGTCCGACCAGCAGCCGAGCTTTGACGAGCGCCACACCGCGCTGGCGCCCACCTCGCGACGGTTCTTCACCAACCTCGGGCTCTGGCCCGCCATCGAGCCGGGGGTGGAGCCGATCGAGCAGATCCACGTCTCCGATCGCGGCCATGGCGGCTTTACCCGCCTCACCGCCGAGGCCGAGGGCCTGCCGGCGCTGGGCCACGTGGCGCCCAACCGGGTGCTGGGCCAGGCGTTGCGACCGGCGATGGAGGCGGCGGCGACACTGTTCTGCCCGGCGCGCATTATCGATAGCCACGCGCAGTACGCCGCCGATGACAACGATGACGCCGCGCGACTGATTGGCCGCAAGGTGCGCATCGCCACCGATAGCGGCGAGACGACGCTCACCACGCGGCTACTGGTGGTGGCGGACGGCGTGCACTCCACCACCCGCGCGGCGCTCGGTATCGACACCCGCGAGCGCGACTACGGCCAGAGCGCGGTCATCGCCAACGTCCGCGCCGAGCGGCCGCACAAAGGCATGGCCTACGAGCGCTTCACCCCCGAGGGGCCGCTCGCCGTGCTGCCGGCGGCGGGGGGGCGTGTGTCCATCGTCTGGCCGCTGCCCACCGAGACCGCCGAATGGATGGCCTGGGAGACCTCCGATGCCACCTTCCTGGCGCGGTTGCAGGCGACGTTTGGCTGGCGACTGGGCAAGCTGGAGGCGGTGGGCAAGCGGTCGCTCTACCCGCTGGCGGCGGTAACGGCGACGGAATTCGCGACCGACCGGGCCGTGGTGCTGGGCAATGCCGCCCATGCGCTGCACCCGGTGGGCGGCCAGGGGCTCAACCTGGCGCTGCGCGATGTCGCGGCGCTCGCCGAGGCGCTTGGCGGGGCCACCGATCCGGGTGACGCGGATCTGCTATCCGCCTATGCCCAGTCCCGCGAGGGCGATTACCGGCGCACCTACGCCTTCACCGACGGCCTGGTGCGTCTATTCAGCAATGATTCGCTGGCGCTGGCGGCGATCCGTAACATCGGCCTGACGGCGCTGGACCTGATCCCGCCGGCACGGCGGCTTTTAATGAAACAGGGGACGGGGGCGGCCGGCAATGTCCCGCCGCTGTGCCAGGACCAGGAGGCAACATCATGAGCGAGATTCCCGCCGATCTGCGGTATGCCACCACCCACGAATGGGTGCGCGACGACGGTGACGGTGTCATCACCGTCGGCATCACCGATCACGCCCAGGCCGAGCTCGGTGACCTGGTCTTCGTCCAGCTGCCCGGCGAGGAGGGCGCCGTCGAGGCCGGGGCCGCCTGCGCCGTGGTGGAGTCGGTGAAGACCGCCTCGGATATCCACGCGCCGGTGGACGGCGAGATCATCGCCACCCACGACGACGTGGCCGATGATCCGGAGCAGGTCAACACCGATCCCTACGGCGAGGGCTGGCTCTTTAC
The Spiribacter vilamensis DNA segment above includes these coding regions:
- a CDS encoding TIGR02449 family protein, yielding MVDSVNEQADRLERRVERLIQLCEQLRDENRVLLRTQESLNAERAALLEKNETARARIEAMIGRLKALEQDG
- a CDS encoding UPF0149 family protein, producing the protein MNESERYTDVVAALAGVEAEISAAEAQGMLCGLFCSPETPDTAQWIAQVLDGLSPKGEPAREVLETLSALYQDTRDRLENDSLEFEPLLPDDDAPIGERAAALGHWCEGFLFGIGVAGSHDPAKLPREANEVINDLTEIARIDADAEFDEDNEIAYTELVEYLRAATLLVREHTALPSSAQPVEAGDRADPDVLH
- a CDS encoding aminopeptidase P N-terminal domain-containing protein, translating into MDTIEYARRRDALMERMGDDAIAVIAGAGEHPRNRDVDYPFRQDSDFRYLTGFIEPDAVAVLAPGRAEGAFILFSRERDPLRETWQGRTIGQDAAQSEYGADAAYPIDELDEVMPGLLADRLSLYCALGADDTFDQRLIAWVNDARSRWGARAPQAYAAIEPLLHAERLVKSPAEIEQMGAAARISAAAHRRLMANLRPGMREYEVEAELLYEFRRHNGEPAYPIIAGGGANACVLHYIANQAELRDGDLILVDAGIERAGYAADITRTVPVNGRFSADQQAIYEVVLAAQHAALERVAPGESFNAAHEAATRVLVTGMVDLGLLEGGVDDLIESGDYRRYFMHRTGHWLGMDVHDVGPYKVDGDWRLLQPGMVVTVEPGLYIPPGSPVDERWQGIGIRIEDDCVVTHDGHENLTEAVPKTVDAIEAAMA
- the ubiH gene encoding 2-octaprenyl-6-methoxyphenyl hydroxylase; translated protein: MASDNASEDHRFDVVIAGGGLVGASLAVALRDSGLTVAVVEPVEARSDQQPSFDERHTALAPTSRRFFTNLGLWPAIEPGVEPIEQIHVSDRGHGGFTRLTAEAEGLPALGHVAPNRVLGQALRPAMEAAATLFCPARIIDSHAQYAADDNDDAARLIGRKVRIATDSGETTLTTRLLVVADGVHSTTRAALGIDTRERDYGQSAVIANVRAERPHKGMAYERFTPEGPLAVLPAAGGRVSIVWPLPTETAEWMAWETSDATFLARLQATFGWRLGKLEAVGKRSLYPLAAVTATEFATDRAVVLGNAAHALHPVGGQGLNLALRDVAALAEALGGATDPGDADLLSAYAQSREGDYRRTYAFTDGLVRLFSNDSLALAAIRNIGLTALDLIPPARRLLMKQGTGAAGNVPPLCQDQEATS
- the gcvH gene encoding glycine cleavage system protein GcvH, with the protein product MSEIPADLRYATTHEWVRDDGDGVITVGITDHAQAELGDLVFVQLPGEEGAVEAGAACAVVESVKTASDIHAPVDGEIIATHDDVADDPEQVNTDPYGEGWLFTMRMVDDASLGELLDADGYAELIDDDA